ATCTCCTTCCCGCGACGAAAACAGCGAGGAGGAGCTGCCGTCTGGTCTTCCCAGGAATACAAAGGTTACTACCACAGGGAATAACAGAACAAGGGAAGATTTGGTGGGTATGGAAGGAGTTGTCACCAAGGCCGGTGGTCTTGGTGGTTGGCATTGGCTGGTACATTTCCATCTTTGCTCCTAATTTATGTCTTTCCTTCTATTCTAAATCATGAGAATGAATATTCATTAGTTTTCTAGTTGTGGAGAATGCTTGACTTGCTCTGTGCTTTGGTATTCATTAGTTTTTAGCCTTCTATTATGTATAAATGCATAAGATAAGGAATTGAAATGATTGGCTTTGAAATGCTACATGTAACTATAATTGATTAGCCAGAAGCTTGGAGTTTTTTTTGCCActtttcctttgtttttcGTAGCGTTTGTGTTGTTGCTAATGTGTGTGACATGATCAGGAGCTGAATAATGGTGAGGTGGTCAAGCTTCAAAAGAATGCTCTGACTGTATTAGAACCACCTACTGGAAAGGAAGAAGGCGATGATATTGATGATTCAGCCAGTGGCTCTGATACGAACCATAGCACTTGCAGAGAGGTTCAGTCAAGTTTCCATGCAAAAGTTATTGATTCGTCTGCTTATAGATTTCATAACCACATCAAAATGTTGTTTTATATCATGTTATAATCCTGATCGAATGTCCATATATTGCACGATGGTAGATTATCGAATGCTTTCATGTCTTCCCCAGCTCATCTAGGCAAACCACTTCTGTCATTTACTATGTTACTTACAGCTAAATAGTGTCTGTTTCTCTTATGAAACGCGTGATTCCTTCAGTAAATATTGGCCTGAGTTTcgtatattgcattttaggGAGTTGATTTGGCAAAGCTTAGTAGTGAATCATTGATGATATACTGTCAAAGATTCAACCTTGTGGGTTTTATTCCTCTATCTCCCTTAGCCTTTTAGTTCCTCTCACTTTccaatttgttaattttcaatttccccATTAATATATGCAGGTTGATATTGGTTCTAACCCTACTAAGGAACAACTGAGCAATGCTGCCCAGCAGCATTTTATGGCACAGGTCTTCTCTTTTGCACTCAGCCCCTCTTATTCTGAAGGATTAAATTACTCAAGTCAAGATTGTTTGCTTCTGCAGAAAGTGGACGAGAAGCAAATCATCGTTGAGTTTAGTAAAGAAGTAAAGAGATTGCAgttggaaaaaaatgaagagaagaGAGACTGATTGAAGAGTCTGGTTGCCTCATCAGTGCCTGTAATATATGTACATTCAAAGCACTTGTTCAACTAAATTTTAGTGAATCTCTAATTATTCAGTGCTGAGGTAGAGAATAGCTGTGCATGAGTATGGATGTGTATTCTAACATGGATTGCTAACCATTCATTAGGGGGTTTGTTCAGTCAATCTAATACCATACCCCTTCATAGCATGAGTTGTCTGTTTCTATTTCAATTGTGGGTAAAACATTGTATTGCTTAAGTAGTAAACACAATTTGACTAGATTGTGGACATTGATTAGAATAATAGTAGCAGTATCCAATTGTCTCATGGATCATATTGTGTAATTGAAAGAAATCAAGAAAGCATAAGTTGTTGTCATGTTATATTagatatttttgaaacttcATGATGTTTGGCGAAAATGAGCTTTTGTGAGCAATTCTTGCtcagtaataaaaaaaattactccgaAGCGATCTTTTGGTGAGAACATACCGAGCATATAGTCGATAATTGAATTCTCGGGATATTCCCGAGTATTTACCTAGTAAATGGCACGAAAATTACCAAGTATAGAAACTCACTTGGCAATCAACCAACTCCTTGATGCTGACGAACTTGTTCGAGTTTCCGATTATATTCAATTAGTCATTGCTCGGTAAATGgaagattatttttgtaaaaatattactcccaaATAGGAAGTTGCGCAATATTTCgggtaataataataaacattATCAAACTATATTTTGTTCAATTCCTTTCAATCAATCATATGAAATTCTAATTTCCATTCAGTTTCAGTTCTAGGTCCATGTATCAAAcaaattcttatttaaattagaataatGCGAAATTGTTTAGGCACCTAGACTAAGATGTTTTTTCGATTGAATCGTGCCAGCGCTAAAATCTTAATTGGTTGTAAAATCTTAACAGATTAGTAGTAGTTCAATAATTTGCACgacaattttaaaaagttggtaTACAAACTGATAATTTGACGAAAGTATAGTAATTTACAATTGAAATTCctcttttaaattaaacaaataatttaggCTTTAGCCCAATGTGAAAATTTCTTACATAAtcactactccctccatccaccaTTTAAAGAGCCATTTTGATTTAACAtgagtttaagaaattgtttaactctgtgaagaaaaataaaggaaaaaggtgaatggaatgtgagactcatttaaagaattagttttatattgaattatgagcgtaaaaattgatgaaatataAGGTCCACCTactaaaagtaataaaataaatagtttgtAAATCATGCATAatccaaaatgacaaaatgtttttttaaataatggaCGAAGGAGTAGTACTCAAAAACAATTCTTGGGACTTACTAAAGGTCAAAGGAAGTGAGACCGCAGTCAATATACCAGTTAAGAGTGGATTATATATGTCAGCTAAACAAATATTGTTGAGATTGACTTTGCTGAATCACAAATAAATAGACAAGATATAACATAATCATTATTAAGATTGAATCTATATATGTTATACATAGATGTTATGTTATATAGTTTGGTGTGGAAACCCCACCACCAGCATGCCATATATGTGCACTTTCTTCAGTTTCTTAAATATAGCTTGTTCAATGTATGGTATATTACTTTGGATGGGAATTTCGCGTGCAATTATAGCAAATAAAATTCTCTTAATTCAACCacgaaaaatatttttccttgCCTGCTGATATTTTTCCTTCATAAATATCATAGcatctttgattttatttctattaattaaCTAAGTTCAATGAATGCTTATATTTTGGGTGCATTGCTTTCGtgtaataaaagaaaataagtagtactacAATAAACCTTAGGGGTTTCACACTTTAGTGCTTTTAGTCATGAAATATGTGATTAAATTTGCAATGCTTTCATAATTTCACATGAGCTTTTTCTTAACACTtcctaaataaaaaagaataaaatatttagattctACTAGATTAAATAACATCCATCTATGAGAACTTCAAACTATAGATATTGGGAGGTTACGCGTAGTCCGTAGATATTAAAAAGTTACATATGTTatatatgagcatccactatagCATAACTCTTGTTAGTATTTTACATGCTACcattatttgttgttttacatactagtagtactatttattttgattcgaACATATTAAACACTAGTATTAACATATATCACCAATTTTGCAAATAAAGAGCaatctattcatttttatcGACAACTTCAATTGAATGAATTATGAAGCAAATCAAACTTTGATGTAATTTATgctatattttatagtatttgaattaaataaaatatataaaataatatcctagtaattaatattaatatgaacTAAACGGTATTTAATAATGTTGTTCATGTATcatataacatttatttaacaaataatcTCACGTAACTAAACAAATTCGAATTGTGGAGGTGCATTATTATTAATGGCGGAATCTTCCCCAAGAAAAGGAATCACAGCCGCCGCGGAAGATAGACAATCAAAATTGAGCATAAAACTCGGCTCCCAAGTCCCAACAGATGCACTCAACCCATAAGTGAAACGTAAATTTTTACACCTTAGTTTGTTCAcaatttttaagtttatatttgtgtgataaaaacatattttatgtgtaaaATTATCATGGACCTTTTATTTGGCTCTAATGggtaggaaaataaaaatgtattattttgaattattggagagagtattatttatgaataaattaaattgtttttgttaAATGGGCACCAAATTAGGATAGACTATATGTTACCCATTAATTAAAGTTTCATTTGGCACACCAATCTGTtgtttagtaaaaataatatgaaactgaattttaaaaaattgtgcaCAGAGTGTGTATTATTGTGTGTGTAGTATGCAATGTGTGTGTGCAGCGTGCGTATTATGCATATGCATTGTGTCTGTGTTGTGTATATCAGTATATATGTGTATtcattgtgtgtgtgtgttgataATGTGTGGTGTGTGTTTATGTGTAGTATTTGTATTGTTTGAATATGCGCACACTATGTGTTTGCATCGTGTGTATACCgtgtgtgtattgtgtgttTGTAAGTGTGCAAGGGCGGAGCCACCTTATAAGAAGGTGGGGtaagagcattcacaataGAGAGAGCCCTCCCACAACCTTTCCAAAAAATACTCCTGTCATATCATCACAGTCTTCCCAAAAGTCctccaatttaatttattttaattgtttatgtttatcaaatattaaaaaaatgaagtgtattgagttgtatatatagagtagaaataaaaaaaattaaaaataaaaacggAAAGGCTCAAGCGGTCGGTGCGCAATAGGCGTCGTCCCATCGCCATCCTGGTTTGGGCATGCCTGTGCTCTCGGCGCCTGCGATAGCCCTCCCACGGCTCGGCGGTTGCAATGGGAGCCTTCTCGGCCGCCGTCCCGCAAAGGGTTGGGAGGGCTCccattgtgaatgctctaaATGCCCCTTCTCAAATATGTTTACatatgtagtactccctccgtcccaaggtagatgtcacatttgagagatgacacgggattttaggagatgttattttgtgtgttaagtggtgagagaaaatataattttataatttatgtgaggaagaactttttccaaaagaagaaatgtgacatcttttgtgagacaaactaaaaatgaaagtgtgacatctatcttgggacggagggagtactattttattgttcaattttgcaaaaaaatttaaatttcctTATATTTGTCTCTTCTCtaattctcaaattttccTCGCATATAATTTTGGGCCCTTTCATTTATAATCCTAGCTCCACCCCTgtaaatgtgtgtgtgtatgtatagTGTCTTTGTGAGTGTCTGCAGTGTGTGGAGAGTGGTTTTTTAAAGTGTGTAGAGAAAGTGAGTGTGATGTCTGTTTGTATGTATTATGTGTGTTATTTGTGTTATGAGTACGAAATGTATGAatgtatttagttttatttttatttagaattcAAATTACTGACTTTTTATACGcctattaaattcaaattgtgaaTTGAGCTGATGAAAttgtagtttaattttaaatctatgtatttttatgtatCAAACAAAGcctaaagaatataaaataaaggatATGCACGGAGagcaaatcaaattttgaattaagtaGTTTAGTGCTTCaatcaattcaataaaaataatttgagtcttaatatagtactactagtttatAGAGATGATCctgaataattaaatctatGAAAAAATGAGGCGTGCACCACCCGTGAACAATGTTtacattatgatttttttatcattactattaacctaaataaatttttgagaAGGACAGCTAGCTAGGCCAGAAGACCAATCTCTCATATTCAATTCAACTTACACAAAATGGCCACTTGAAAAGCATATATAtgactattttaaaattattccaTTTGGAGTTTACTAATTTAATCAATGGCCCAATCATATATCTTGATGTGTAGGCAGAAATGacattatacatatattatataagcTTGGAATAATGTCCTGGTCAAAAGTTGAAATTTGGAATCAATGGTAGTTGGAATCTTTtagatgaaattaaataaacttgCTTTTGCAATCTGCTCCCCCTCGTTAACTAAAATGGGAGTTCTTTCTTCCACACTCCTCCCtttaaaagcaaaaataaattccatAAACTGTAATATTGATATACTATatcaattaaaagaaaaattagttgTACAAGATAAAACTATAATGACATGAATGGTGTGTAATAATAAAGATCAAATCTCCAATTTTGTCGAATCAGATTCATAATAATAGAAAGATGTTTATCAAATTGATGCGggattattataaatttaaatgagtTTCAatgtaaattgaaaaaaaaatgttatatgCGACTTAGGTTGTGTGACGCGAATTATGAATTAAGGAATTTCATTAGAATTTCTTTATAAGAATGATGTTTGATAGGTGTCAATTTGCATCTAAAAGGTTGGTTTGGTATTGGTAGTGTGCTTTCATTAATCTAATGGGTCATAACTTTTGGGCAAAGTGTTGAAAGAATTTTTTCAAGAGCTattgttttgtatattttactcatattttgaGACAACCAAAATAACACTTTTGAGtaaataatagagaaaattAATTCCTCTTTCCATCACAAGTGCGCTAcctattaaaaaaagttgtttCAAGATGCCTTAAAAGAAAAGGCTTCTGTTTCTGGATTTTGTTATCAAGAGTATTTTGCTTTGAAACAAGAAtctccttttttgtttgtttttttgtgttataatACATATTTGTACATGCTATACTATCGAATTCGAATATTTGAGACCTTAAATGTTAATCTGTAGTTTAAGCTTAAGTTGACCCTGATAAATATCCTTCGTTTTAAGCaattaataaatcttaatCACTGCGATGAcactaaatttgaataaaaaagatattgaTAACATAAttctacataattaaatatttggttGATATGCATTATTAGGCTTGCGATGGATAAATCGACTACTCACACTCTAATCTTTCAATTGCATGATTTTTTATTGCCCACAATGTTggattgattatttattttaatcttacAATCTTACcaattatatctatattttctATCTATACCATTTAATAAAAtgctaatatttaattatgagttaTTTAGCCACTCGATCTTGCAAATGAAGAAGAGGCGAAGGACCTTGCTGCAACCTAATCAAGAAGGATGAGCTAGCAACGGTTATGCTCGCGTTAATCGTTCATTCATGGGTCCAACTACTTCATTCACAAATATAGCATCATAAGATACCGTTCAATCTTTATCTCCATGGTCAAAAGGGCGGAGCAAGGAATTCAATTCAGAATgtatattaagaaattatactccctccgtcccatgttacttgcacttttacttttcggcacgtcacaaactccttacattatttatagtttaagttaaaattaatgcatttaattaataagttaGTTTAAGTTAAGAGGTCATTTATTAAGTGACgtctcattacacttaaaattctaatttaattacacaaaaaaatcaatcctaaatttacggcctaaaatgaaaagtgcgagtagcatgggacggggggagtatgaATTTAAGGCGGAGGAGCATAtgtgaagaaaattgaaattttttaaaaatttaagataaattggtatataaataaaatattttgaggGAGCATTTTCGTCTTATACTCCTCAAGCGGCTCCGCCTTTGTCCGTGGATGATGATCCATCTTGCTCGTGTTTATTTACATTAGGTTGATTGAAATTTTCCCCGTATGCCACTATTTGTTAGAGTTGATTGATACTCCTAAAATCTATGCGCTATCCTGACTTTGCCGAGATTCGGTCTTTCACAGAATCAAGATCCTCTATTACATGTTAACATCttgtaaatttgaaattaatgtcTTAGAAAATTTAGTAGAAAGTTAATTGGAGGTAACCAATAGAAAAGTGGCAACCCCAGCCACAGAGCCCttataaatttagaaatcaTAGTAGAAATCATGATTAGACAGCACTGAAAAGGGTTTAAAATTATTAcacatatattaatactagTTTTCTCATAGGCTCTAGCCTTGCAAAATCTTTTGACCAAaactaaactatttttttacaaCCAAAAAACCCAATCCCGAAAGCTGCtagaagaagaaattgtagagacaaatcttgattcttattaaatccaattaagttattttaatttggttcAAAGATGTCCAATCATTAGGGGTAAAACAATGATGACTTGTTAGtaattctaataatatttctttaGTGCAGCATAACAATTTGTTGCACTTGCGGCTGGTCTGGAGTGATTATGCAACTGACCAAGTTGAAATTCAAGTAAAGCtagttgttttttatatatataataataataaaaaaagaatctaGCTATTGTAAAGGGCTTGTTACAGCCGAcatatttgatatttgtatATAGTATTACATTTTTAGACAATGTCAATTTTACCGTCCCAAAATCAACAAACCGATAAAAGATGGGGGAAAAGATTGTTTGATTTCacctcaattttatttttcattattggtatttttgttttgttgtaaGTTGTTTGTAAATATAATTCGGGTAAAATGTATTCATCGTGAAAAGTTTGACGTGCACCAATCCGAAAGGAGATAATGCATGAGGTTGTTACGTTTACAAAATTGTATTtcgaaattaaaatatatagtttgTTTGGTTCATCAAATTGAATCTCACAATGTCATAATAGTACTTCCTTAATCctataagaatatgcacttctttactttttagtctatagtattttctctctaacgAGGCAGGACTCAAATTCCACTAACAAttctacttctctcttactttaccaattttacattaaaatctgtgccgaGCCCATAACGCATGTtctttagggacggagggagtaatagccAACTCccttcaactaaaataatctcacaacttatcCTAGATCATAACTTTAGggacggacggagggagtaatagctGACAAtatcacactttctttttcactttgttccactaaagatgtcacatttccatttttagaaaaaattctctctcgcaataatataaatattatattttctcttcccCCTAGCatgcaaaacaaaacctcttaaaatctcgtgtcatcccACAtgtgtgacattttttatagAATGAAGGAAGTACAATTTTATCTGGGAAACCTaacaatacataaattttcactttttattataaaaacaatatataaaagtagatctcacgttccactaactttctctactttataatgttaaataatttattaaaatatcatccTCTAACAGTTGGTTGTACGGAAGATAATCAAAATTGGGTGCTCTATTAATACAATAACAAACAATTATCTAATATGCATCATATTGTTTTTGTCTGTCTTCCCCAATATCATACTTCCCAGTTTTTTAACTACGAAATTGTAGTACAAATATGTACACCCCCCAAACTACCCCTAGGAATTTCTGTAAAAATAAAGGGAAATGATATGAAGCAacaattattattcaattaaatgtAGAACATGATCTTGATCATCTAGGCAAAGTGGCCTATAAAAGATTctctaaattttatattgaacTCCTTGTCCTCAAGACATTTTCACTCCAAGGTTGGAGGTTTGATTCATCAAACGAAATAAATGAAACGCCTCCGCCcttaaaatatagaaaaatttgtaaatgtcacaaattttaatatggaattggtaaagtaagatagagtctgaaaaaataagagagatgagaaaacGATATTGaaagtagtactagtagaTTG
The genomic region above belongs to Salvia hispanica cultivar TCC Black 2014 chromosome 3, UniMelb_Shisp_WGS_1.0, whole genome shotgun sequence and contains:
- the LOC125211002 gene encoding uncharacterized protein LOC125211002; the protein is MDSSPSWVSSPSRDENSEEELPSGLPRNTKVTTTGNNRTREDLVGMEGVVTKAGGLGGWHWLELNNGEVVKLQKNALTVLEPPTGKEEGDDIDDSASGSDTNHSTCREVDIGSNPTKEQLSNAAQQHFMAQKVDEKQIIVEFSKEVKRLQLEKNEEKRD